The Aquiluna sp. KACHI24 genome contains a region encoding:
- the dacB gene encoding D-alanyl-D-alanine carboxypeptidase/D-alanyl-D-alanine-endopeptidase — protein MRKRSIAAVAALGLLFGALTPLAASAEPGNLAPCSVSSLAKSKGIRSLHAEVRRADTSEVLFSRNAQTPARTASVMKVITSVVALDALGPDYQVETKVFADSTSGRIYLVGAGDVTLSRMPGNITSYYSGGPKLDSLSKQIASWAKKNKVTISEVVLDSSLYGAKEDWHSTWDKRGLSQGYMAPVSALQIDAGRLTSSKNQNVFIGQRTAKPISQAGTLFLQSLRKYGLAQSASAVVGKLPTSSSVIASVKSQPISKWIQNTLNVSDNALAESLGRLSSIALGFDGSATSLTKAYQKALQARGIDTKGMQIVDGSGLSRLNKVPAKLVNDVLTQIYANQASHSAVIAGMPVSGKPGSLRYRFISGEQRPALFNIEAKTGWIRTGYSLAGKIKAQDGTDLIFTVYNLWDSVSYENRAAMDKLVFGFYKCGASLTNN, from the coding sequence TTGAGAAAGAGATCGATTGCTGCGGTCGCAGCCCTGGGGTTGCTGTTTGGGGCACTGACACCGCTTGCGGCAAGTGCTGAACCGGGGAATCTGGCACCATGCTCGGTGAGCTCGCTAGCCAAATCAAAAGGCATCAGGTCTTTGCATGCCGAGGTGAGAAGAGCTGATACTTCCGAGGTGCTTTTCTCTAGAAATGCTCAAACCCCAGCCCGGACGGCATCGGTTATGAAGGTGATCACCTCGGTGGTTGCCCTAGATGCCCTAGGTCCTGATTACCAGGTTGAAACCAAAGTCTTTGCCGACAGCACATCGGGTCGCATCTATCTGGTTGGTGCCGGAGACGTGACGCTTTCGCGGATGCCTGGAAACATCACCTCCTATTACTCGGGTGGACCAAAGCTCGATTCGCTATCCAAGCAAATTGCCAGCTGGGCAAAAAAGAACAAGGTCACCATTTCTGAGGTTGTGCTGGACAGCTCGCTGTATGGCGCAAAAGAAGACTGGCACTCGACCTGGGATAAGCGCGGCCTATCCCAGGGCTACATGGCCCCTGTTTCAGCCTTACAAATTGATGCCGGCAGGCTCACGAGCTCCAAGAATCAAAACGTGTTTATCGGTCAAAGAACCGCAAAACCGATATCCCAGGCTGGGACTTTGTTCCTGCAGTCGCTCCGAAAATACGGACTTGCGCAGAGCGCCTCGGCAGTTGTTGGCAAGTTACCCACCAGCTCAAGTGTCATCGCGAGCGTGAAATCGCAGCCTATCTCCAAGTGGATTCAAAACACATTGAATGTTTCTGACAATGCCTTGGCCGAATCTCTAGGTCGACTCTCTTCGATTGCACTTGGCTTTGATGGTTCAGCCACCTCGCTTACCAAGGCGTACCAAAAAGCCCTTCAGGCCCGCGGCATCGACACCAAGGGCATGCAGATCGTTGATGGTTCTGGATTATCAAGGCTGAACAAAGTTCCCGCCAAGCTGGTCAACGATGTCTTGACTCAGATCTATGCAAACCAAGCTTCGCACTCGGCCGTGATTGCCGGCATGCCGGTATCCGGAAAGCCGGGGTCGCTGCGCTATCGCTTTATCTCCGGCGAGCAGCGTCCAGCGCTTTTCAACATCGAGGCGAAGACCGGCTGGATCCGGACCGGCTATTCGCTAGCGGGAAAGATCAAGGCTCAAGACGGAACCGATTTGATCTTTACCGTTTACAACCTTTGGGACAGTGTCTCCTATGAAAACCGGGCTGCCATGGACAAGCTGGTGTTTGGTTTCTATAAGTGCGGTGCTTCACTCACCAACAACTAG